Proteins encoded within one genomic window of Methanosarcina barkeri str. Wiesmoor:
- a CDS encoding CU044_2847 family protein — translation MKRLVKFTLEDGSTVLIEAEEAEVEGETTRGSRSSTSREIVNITNQTFEESLGIVKPVANTVLNRLKDLSKQPEEVRVSFGISMDLKAGMFIAAGAGANFNVTLTWKS, via the coding sequence ATGAAACGCCTTGTAAAATTTACTCTGGAAGACGGCAGTACTGTATTAATAGAAGCAGAAGAGGCTGAAGTTGAAGGGGAAACAACTCGTGGTTCACGTTCATCTACATCTCGTGAGATTGTAAATATCACAAATCAGACATTTGAAGAATCACTTGGTATTGTAAAGCCTGTTGCTAATACCGTATTGAATAGGCTAAAAGACCTCAGTAAACAACCCGAAGAAGTTCGAGTTTCTTTTGGCATCTCAATGGATTTAAAGGCCGGCATGTTTATAGCAGCAGGTGCAGGTGCTAATTTTAATGTGACCTTGACTTGGAAGAGTTGA
- a CDS encoding winged helix-turn-helix domain-containing protein: MKSGSENGSPEALIISDDLGLVEVTAIREKLSEMHNDIKKVMEFTSRLRLEAAIERSRQEYSNVLLNHLFEDIDSGLEQNMVKKCPEKQKCTSAFTALLQQNAGLITKNRVDDKSISDNRKKLEELRCEAPYNKCEKCFSEVSSLLVKQVNLMRSMRIYTNNQEQKPNISALKTSVVMSEILEPVSNPQRLEILRAVAFEMKSFSAFSELTGLRGGNLLFHLQKLMESGLILQQHERGDYMITEKGFKILQGLNEIYSSLQNYPLQNSSKQKPEKNDLMERKEKTEMTI, from the coding sequence ATGAAAAGCGGAAGTGAAAACGGCTCTCCTGAGGCCCTGATAATATCCGATGACCTGGGGCTGGTGGAAGTAACAGCTATTAGAGAAAAGCTTTCTGAAATGCACAATGACATTAAAAAAGTGATGGAATTTACCAGCAGGCTGCGTTTAGAAGCTGCTATTGAAAGATCTAGGCAAGAGTATTCAAATGTTCTTCTCAATCACCTCTTCGAAGACATCGATTCCGGTCTTGAACAGAACATGGTAAAAAAATGCCCTGAAAAGCAAAAATGTACTTCTGCATTTACGGCTCTTCTGCAGCAAAATGCAGGGCTTATAACGAAAAATAGGGTAGATGACAAATCAATATCGGACAACCGAAAAAAACTAGAGGAACTGAGATGCGAAGCTCCTTACAATAAATGTGAGAAATGCTTTTCCGAAGTATCGAGCCTTCTGGTAAAACAGGTAAACCTTATGCGCTCTATGAGGATTTATACTAACAACCAGGAACAGAAACCGAATATTTCTGCTCTTAAAACCTCTGTAGTTATGAGTGAGATCCTCGAACCGGTCTCAAACCCCCAGCGTCTGGAAATTCTCAGAGCAGTAGCGTTCGAAATGAAAAGTTTCTCTGCTTTTTCCGAACTTACGGGCCTCAGAGGAGGAAATCTGCTCTTCCATCTCCAGAAACTTATGGAAAGCGGGCTGATTCTACAACAGCACGAGAGGGGAGATTATATGATTACTGAGAAAGGTTTCAAGATACTTCAGGGTCTGAACGAAATTTATTCTTCACTTCAAAATTATCCACTTCAAAATTCTTCAAAGCAGAAACCTGAAAAGAACGATCTCATGGAAAGAAAAGAAAAAACAGAGATGACTATTTAA
- a CDS encoding methanogenesis marker 8 protein, with protein sequence MPHIMELLGKTRVVVKDGKVIEVGEPEVEWCPLFAKVRGIKKITPEEVKKNMEFRISDFGMFTDKRRLELEDFVGFGASEVMMTGLSRGLLDTTVTACEGAGTVISNNPTLVQGMGGRMSGLVETEPIGAIISGIQERGGIVLDPSTAKMDPVAGVIKAAELGYKKIAVTAAFAKTAKELRKLEAELGLDLIVIGVHVTGLNREEAESLVENSDIVTSCASKPIRDLVKPLAQVGTAVPLFALTQKGKELVIERAKDIQSPILINTMALPVLPDHKQPKELK encoded by the coding sequence ATGCCTCATATAATGGAATTGCTTGGAAAAACAAGAGTAGTCGTAAAAGACGGAAAGGTTATCGAAGTCGGAGAGCCTGAAGTCGAATGGTGTCCCCTCTTTGCCAAAGTCCGTGGAATCAAGAAAATTACCCCTGAAGAAGTCAAGAAGAATATGGAATTCAGGATCAGCGACTTCGGGATGTTTACTGACAAACGCCGGCTGGAACTCGAAGACTTTGTAGGGTTCGGAGCATCTGAAGTCATGATGACAGGCCTTAGCAGAGGTCTGCTTGACACGACCGTAACTGCCTGTGAAGGCGCAGGTACTGTAATTTCCAATAACCCGACTCTTGTTCAGGGCATGGGCGGCAGGATGTCTGGTCTGGTCGAAACCGAACCGATTGGTGCCATCATAAGCGGTATTCAGGAACGCGGCGGAATCGTGCTTGACCCTTCAACTGCAAAAATGGACCCTGTTGCAGGAGTTATAAAAGCAGCAGAACTCGGGTACAAAAAAATTGCAGTAACCGCAGCTTTCGCAAAAACTGCAAAAGAGTTACGGAAACTTGAAGCCGAACTCGGGCTTGATTTGATAGTAATTGGCGTACATGTAACAGGTTTAAACAGAGAAGAAGCAGAGAGCCTGGTGGAAAATTCAGACATTGTGACCAGTTGTGCTTCAAAGCCTATCAGAGACCTCGTAAAGCCTCTTGCCCAGGTGGGAACCGCAGTTCCACTTTTTGCCCTTACCCAGAAAGGAAAGGAACTTGTGATAGAGAGGGCAAAGGATATTCAAAGTCCAATTCTGATCAATACCATGGCTCTACCTGTGTTGCCTGATCACAAACAGCCAAAGGAACTGAAGTAA
- a CDS encoding potassium channel family protein, which produces MFIKTLGTLLKDPKFRSLLYLAVITLSVGTFFYHRVEGWRWLDSFYFSVITLATVGYGDLAPKTDIGKIFTVLYIFTGLGILLGFVNPIGEYIIDKRFKVIEKNKIEGKKSENKFDFFGYLGKFRGKK; this is translated from the coding sequence ATGTTTATAAAGACATTAGGAACATTGCTTAAAGATCCGAAGTTCAGGTCTCTCCTTTACTTAGCTGTGATCACCCTTTCTGTAGGCACTTTTTTTTACCATAGAGTCGAAGGCTGGAGATGGCTTGATTCTTTCTATTTTTCGGTTATCACTCTGGCAACAGTGGGTTACGGGGACTTAGCACCTAAAACGGACATAGGGAAAATTTTTACAGTTTTATATATTTTTACAGGGCTGGGAATACTACTTGGTTTTGTTAATCCGATTGGAGAATATATTATAGATAAAAGATTCAAAGTAATAGAAAAAAACAAAATTGAGGGCAAAAAATCTGAAAACAAATTTGATTTCTTCGGATACCTGGGAAAATTCAGAGGTAAAAAATAG
- a CDS encoding MTH865 family protein, which produces MTVKDDIHGQIVAGLKDAKFPINTPEELLAAFPAGADTTCRSGNLEVTAGETGKLLTPVDFPFRDAKKVADTIVERAGL; this is translated from the coding sequence ATGACTGTAAAAGATGATATTCACGGGCAGATCGTTGCAGGCCTTAAAGATGCAAAGTTTCCTATAAATACCCCTGAAGAACTGCTTGCTGCATTTCCTGCAGGTGCAGATACTACATGCAGGTCGGGCAACCTTGAAGTTACTGCAGGAGAAACAGGAAAATTGCTTACTCCAGTAGATTTTCCATTCAGAGACGCAAAAAAAGTAGCAGACACAATAGTTGAAAGAGCAGGACTCTAA
- a CDS encoding UPF0175 family protein: MSGPLNSRENKLKRYFNSLEDEEKIVLFSIGALDNTPIRSKTKLQKLLFLVSNVFDDYKDLLVFEPHLYGPYSEILDTILEDLIKMELVIRKGNGFKLSDMGYELYKRLKPKAELNAIIEDFKDFLNDLSEDEILTFVYVSYPKYTSEAIKWNELKEKRIKYSISLLEKHKVSFGKAAEIAGLNTIEFSKLLKNRGIKWRM, translated from the coding sequence ATGAGTGGGCCGCTCAATTCTCGAGAAAATAAATTGAAAAGATATTTTAATTCTTTAGAGGATGAAGAAAAAATTGTCCTATTTTCAATAGGTGCCTTAGATAATACTCCGATCAGGAGCAAGACGAAATTACAAAAGTTGCTGTTTCTTGTATCAAATGTTTTTGATGATTATAAAGACTTACTTGTTTTTGAACCCCATTTATATGGTCCTTACAGTGAAATTTTAGATACCATTCTTGAAGATTTAATAAAAATGGAGTTAGTGATTAGGAAAGGTAATGGGTTTAAGCTTAGTGATATGGGATACGAATTGTACAAAAGACTTAAACCAAAAGCTGAACTTAACGCAATTATTGAGGATTTTAAAGATTTTCTGAATGATCTATCAGAAGATGAAATCTTAACTTTTGTATATGTTTCGTACCCCAAATACACTTCTGAGGCTATCAAATGGAATGAGTTGAAAGAAAAAAGAATCAAGTATTCAATTTCTCTTCTTGAAAAGCATAAAGTAAGTTTTGGAAAAGCAGCTGAAATTGCTGGCCTCAACACTATCGAATTCAGTAAACTTCTAAAAAATAGAGGAATAAAATGGAGAATGTAA
- a CDS encoding PD40 domain-containing protein: protein MGPEFQAYVGPRPFEQEDKFIFFGRDREARDLLSLVIAHNLVLVYAQSGAGKTSLLNAGLIPLLEENQFEVFPIVRVKGTILENITTDEISNIYVFNTLASWDEGDYDVESLAKMKLVDFLNEQEHMLDEDGMPLPRAVIFDQFEEIFSLYQDRWKDREGFFEQVSAALEADPLLRVIFVMREDFIAQLDPYVYLLPERLRTRFHMERLRSEAALLAIKEPLRYTGRSFAEGVAEKLVEDLLKIRVETAPGETAEVTGEFIEAVQLQVVCQNLWRELPPDITQITFQHLKTYGNVEQELYRFYEEAIEVATEKTRVDEEGLRRLCGEVLITTMGTRGMVYRAPEYTYGVPNTAIDVLESMHLIRAEWRAGARWYELTHDRFIEPILSSNKVFNDKLAEKKRVEKERAEKERAEKEWAEKEQLEKERLEKEWAERKRAEKERSRNRVIKGLAAISIIILILALSTTYLWIQTEQNKKGALASYLNAKSQNLQEYPTTLDESILLAIESFRISETLHDERLRQELSLDADKLIRQELLSIPHRVVVLNHNGWVNNVVFSPDGKYAATASNDNTARLWDADTGKQIFVLNHSGWVNNVVFSPDGKYAATASNDNTARLWDADTGKQIFVLNHGDWVNNVVFSPDGKYVATASNDNTARLWDADTGKQIFVLNHNGSVNNAVFSPDGKYIATASNDNTARLWNADTGKQIFVLNHNGSVNNAVFSPDGKYIATASNDNTAGLWDADTGKQIFVLNHGSWVNNVVFSPDGKYIATASFDNTARLWDIATGNSIFALNHDSWVYDVMFSPDGKYVATASGDNTARLWDTDTGNPILIMNHNGSVNNVVFSRDGKYIATASDDKTAGLWDIAATEVLNHNGPVYGVVFSRDEKYVATASGDNTARLWDTDTGKQIFVLNHNGPVYNVVFSPGGKYVATASKDNTARLWNADTGKQIFVLNHNGRVYNAVFSPDGKYIATASGDDTARLWDTDTGKQIFVLNHSGWVYDVVFSPDGKYIATASFDNTARLWNAATGEQIFVLRHSDKVLSAVFSPDGKYVATASNDNTARLWDADTGKQIFVLNHGSWVNNVVFSPDGKYIATASNDNTARLWDADTGKQIFVLNHSGWVNNVVFSRDGKYIATASYDKTARLWNADTGKQVFVLNHNGPVYKVVFSSDGKYVATASDDNKARLWIHNKTEDLIHEAGNRLTRNLNKEEWKNYMFDEPYDKTFPNLP from the coding sequence GTGGGACCTGAATTCCAGGCTTACGTGGGCCCTCGACCTTTTGAGCAGGAAGATAAATTCATCTTTTTTGGAAGGGACCGTGAAGCTCGAGATCTTCTGTCTCTGGTTATTGCACATAATCTGGTTCTCGTCTATGCCCAGTCGGGTGCAGGCAAGACTTCACTTCTCAATGCAGGGCTTATTCCTCTTCTTGAGGAAAACCAATTTGAAGTTTTCCCTATTGTGCGAGTTAAAGGCACAATTTTGGAAAATATAACAACTGACGAGATTTCTAATATCTATGTCTTTAATACGCTCGCAAGCTGGGATGAAGGTGATTATGATGTAGAAAGCCTGGCTAAAATGAAACTTGTTGATTTCTTGAATGAACAGGAGCATATGCTGGACGAAGATGGTATGCCTTTACCCCGTGCAGTTATCTTCGATCAGTTTGAGGAAATATTCTCTTTATATCAAGACCGCTGGAAAGATAGAGAAGGCTTTTTTGAACAAGTGAGCGCTGCTCTGGAAGCAGATCCTCTTTTAAGGGTGATTTTTGTCATGCGGGAGGATTTTATAGCCCAGCTAGATCCTTATGTATATCTTCTTCCCGAAAGATTGCGGACGCGTTTTCACATGGAACGTCTTCGCAGTGAGGCTGCACTGCTAGCAATCAAAGAGCCTTTGAGATATACTGGCCGCTCTTTTGCGGAAGGCGTGGCAGAAAAACTTGTTGAAGATTTGCTAAAGATTCGAGTTGAAACGGCGCCAGGTGAGACCGCTGAGGTAACAGGAGAGTTCATAGAAGCTGTGCAGCTTCAGGTAGTATGCCAGAATCTCTGGCGAGAATTACCTCCAGATATAACACAAATCACATTTCAGCACCTGAAAACCTATGGCAATGTAGAACAGGAACTTTACAGATTTTACGAAGAGGCTATAGAGGTAGCTACAGAGAAGACACGCGTTGATGAGGAAGGCCTGCGTAGGTTGTGCGGTGAAGTGCTGATAACGACGATGGGGACTCGGGGGATGGTGTACAGAGCTCCAGAGTATACTTATGGTGTTCCCAACACAGCCATCGATGTGCTTGAAAGTATGCACCTTATTAGAGCAGAGTGGCGGGCAGGTGCACGCTGGTACGAACTGACTCACGATAGATTTATCGAACCGATACTATCTTCTAACAAGGTTTTTAATGATAAACTGGCAGAGAAAAAACGAGTAGAGAAAGAGCGCGCAGAGAAAGAACGCGCAGAGAAAGAATGGGCTGAGAAAGAGCAGCTAGAGAAAGAGCGGCTAGAGAAAGAATGGGCAGAGAGAAAACGGGCTGAAAAAGAAAGGAGCAGAAACCGCGTTATTAAAGGACTTGCAGCCATTTCTATTATTATTTTGATTCTAGCTTTATCTACGACATATCTATGGATACAGACTGAACAAAATAAGAAAGGAGCTCTTGCTTCGTATTTAAATGCAAAATCTCAAAATCTACAGGAATATCCTACAACTCTGGACGAAAGTATTCTTCTTGCTATCGAATCATTTCGAATCAGTGAGACATTGCATGATGAGAGGTTACGTCAGGAATTATCGTTGGATGCTGATAAGTTAATACGTCAGGAATTATTATCCATACCTCATAGAGTTGTGGTTCTGAACCATAATGGTTGGGTGAATAATGTTGTATTCAGTCCTGATGGAAAATACGCAGCCACGGCGAGTAATGATAATACAGCACGTTTATGGGATGCAGATACAGGTAAACAAATTTTTGTTCTAAACCATAGTGGTTGGGTGAATAATGTTGTATTCAGTCCTGATGGAAAATACGCAGCCACGGCGAGTAATGATAATACAGCACGTTTATGGGATGCAGATACAGGTAAACAAATTTTTGTTCTAAACCATGGCGATTGGGTGAATAATGTTGTATTCAGTCCTGATGGAAAATACGTAGCTACGGCGAGTAATGATAATACAGCACGTTTATGGGATGCAGATACAGGTAAACAAATTTTTGTTCTGAACCATAATGGTTCGGTAAATAATGCCGTGTTCAGTCCTGATGGAAAATACATAGCTACGGCGAGTAATGACAATACAGCACGTTTATGGAATGCAGATACAGGTAAACAAATTTTTGTTCTGAACCATAATGGTTCGGTAAATAATGCCGTGTTCAGTCCTGATGGAAAATACATAGCTACGGCGAGTAATGACAATACAGCAGGTTTATGGGATGCAGATACAGGTAAACAAATTTTTGTACTGAATCATGGTAGTTGGGTAAATAATGTTGTATTCAGTCCTGATGGAAAATATATTGCTACGGCAAGTTTTGACAATACAGCACGTTTATGGGATATAGCTACAGGTAACTCAATCTTTGCTCTGAACCATGATAGTTGGGTGTATGATGTTATGTTCAGTCCTGATGGAAAATATGTAGCTACAGCAAGTGGTGATAATACAGCACGTTTATGGGATACAGACACAGGCAACCCAATTTTGATTATGAATCATAATGGTTCGGTAAATAATGTTGTGTTCAGTCGTGATGGAAAATACATCGCCACGGCAAGTGATGACAAAACAGCAGGTTTATGGGATATAGCTGCTACAGAAGTTCTGAACCATAATGGTCCGGTATATGGTGTTGTGTTTAGTCGTGACGAAAAATACGTTGCTACAGCGAGTGGTGACAATACAGCACGTTTATGGGATACAGATACAGGTAAACAAATTTTTGTTCTGAACCATAATGGTCCAGTATATAATGTTGTGTTCAGTCCCGGTGGAAAATACGTAGCTACAGCGAGTAAAGACAATACAGCACGTTTATGGAATGCAGATACAGGTAAACAAATTTTTGTTCTAAACCATAATGGTCGGGTATACAATGCTGTGTTCAGTCCTGATGGAAAATATATTGCTACGGCGAGCGGTGACGATACAGCACGTTTATGGGATACAGATACAGGTAAACAAATTTTTGTTCTGAACCATAGTGGTTGGGTGTATGATGTTGTATTCAGTCCTGATGGAAAATATATTGCTACGGCAAGTTTTGACAATACAGCACGTTTATGGAATGCAGCTACGGGTGAACAAATTTTTGTTCTGAGACATTCTGATAAGGTTCTTAGTGCTGTGTTCAGTCCTGATGGAAAATACGTAGCTACGGCGAGTAATGACAATACAGCACGTTTATGGGATGCAGATACAGGTAAACAAATTTTTGTACTGAACCATGGTAGTTGGGTGAATAATGTTGTATTCAGTCCTGATGGAAAATACATAGCTACGGCGAGTAATGACAATACAGCACGTTTATGGGATGCAGATACAGGTAAACAAATTTTTGTTCTGAACCATAGTGGTTGGGTGAATAATGTCGTGTTCAGTCGTGATGGAAAATACATAGCTACGGCGAGTTATGATAAAACAGCACGTTTATGGAATGCAGATACAGGTAAACAAGTTTTTGTTCTGAACCATAATGGTCCAGTATATAAAGTTGTATTCAGCTCTGATGGAAAATACGTAGCTACAGCGAGTGATGACAATAAGGCAAGATTGTGGATACATAACAAAACAGAAGATCTTATACACGAAGCAGGCAATCGTTTAACCAGAAACCTTAACAAAGAGGAATGGAAAAATTATATGTTTGATGAGCCTTATGACAAGACATTTCCAAATTTACCTTAA
- a CDS encoding SIR2 family protein — MPKMLEEKDWDILLKRIKNGKCTPFLGSGACFEKISVISQIANEWAEEYDYPMEDSYDLARVAQFVAVIEEDEMFPRDEICNRITKMSEEVTPTYFETPDEIHGVLADLPLSVYITTTYDDLMVQALKSRGKTPIQEICRWNEYLMQRKPMSSDFDPTPEKPLVYYLHGCYKIPESLVLTEDNYLDFLASISKDQNLLPPRIQQAFGGTSLLLIGYKITDWDFRVLCRILDEYIGRSMVRKHISVQLVPRNVSETHEEKAQKYLDSYFEDLHIQVYWHDCHEFSAELKTRWEAFNRDTTKIDTESRRRFPIEEKAAKISILFLAADPTNESRLRLGEEFREIQEKLKLAKFRDRFTLELPQLSVRPSDISQALLDTQPQIVHFSGHGTSTGALYFEDLEGKAHPIEHDALAALFEQFSDQVNCVVLNACYAEIQAKAIAKHIKYVIGMNQEIGDRAAIAFAIGFYQALGGGRSIEDAYRFGCIQIQLHGIPEYLTPVLIKKDQS; from the coding sequence ATGCCAAAAATGCTGGAAGAGAAGGATTGGGACATCCTTCTTAAGAGAATCAAGAATGGAAAGTGCACTCCTTTTCTCGGATCTGGAGCCTGTTTTGAAAAGATTTCTGTTATTTCCCAGATTGCAAATGAGTGGGCAGAAGAGTACGACTACCCAATGGAAGACTCTTATGACTTGGCACGGGTAGCTCAGTTTGTGGCTGTGATCGAAGAAGACGAGATGTTTCCAAGGGATGAAATTTGTAATAGAATTACTAAAATGTCAGAAGAAGTCACACCAACATACTTTGAAACTCCTGATGAAATTCACGGAGTGTTAGCCGATCTTCCATTGTCAGTTTATATTACCACAACTTACGATGACCTTATGGTGCAAGCTCTTAAAAGCCGTGGTAAAACACCAATCCAGGAAATATGTCGGTGGAATGAATACCTAATGCAACGCAAACCAATGTCATCAGACTTCGACCCCACTCCGGAAAAACCTTTAGTATATTATCTTCATGGCTGCTATAAAATACCAGAGTCACTGGTTCTAACAGAGGACAACTATCTAGACTTCCTCGCTTCTATTTCAAAGGATCAAAACCTGCTTCCACCACGTATTCAGCAAGCGTTTGGAGGCACATCTCTTCTTCTCATAGGCTACAAGATAACTGACTGGGATTTCCGTGTTCTTTGCCGGATTCTTGATGAATACATCGGAAGAAGTATGGTTCGAAAGCACATATCTGTGCAGCTTGTGCCAAGGAATGTTTCTGAGACCCATGAAGAAAAAGCTCAGAAATATCTGGATAGTTATTTTGAGGATCTTCATATCCAGGTATATTGGCACGATTGCCATGAATTTTCTGCAGAATTGAAAACACGATGGGAGGCTTTCAATCGTGATACCACAAAAATAGATACAGAGAGTAGGAGACGTTTTCCAATTGAAGAAAAAGCTGCTAAGATTTCAATACTCTTCTTAGCAGCCGATCCCACTAATGAATCTCGTCTGAGGCTTGGTGAAGAATTTCGAGAGATTCAAGAAAAATTGAAATTGGCTAAATTTCGGGACCGCTTTACATTAGAATTGCCACAATTGTCAGTTCGCCCATCAGATATATCCCAAGCTTTGCTTGATACACAGCCGCAAATCGTCCATTTTTCCGGTCACGGCACATCTACAGGTGCTTTGTACTTTGAGGATCTGGAAGGAAAAGCTCACCCAATCGAGCATGATGCATTGGCTGCATTGTTTGAACAATTTAGTGATCAGGTGAATTGTGTAGTATTGAACGCTTGTTATGCAGAGATTCAGGCAAAAGCCATCGCTAAACACATCAAATATGTCATTGGAATGAATCAGGAAATCGGTGATAGAGCTGCTATCGCCTTCGCTATAGGTTTTTACCAGGCATTGGGAGGAGGACGTAGCATTGAAGATGCATATAGATTTGGGTGTATACAAATCCAACTACATGGCATTCCAGAGTATCTAACACCGGTTTTAATAAAGAAGGATCAGTCGTAA
- a CDS encoding methanogenesis marker 8 protein, with translation MPHIMEMMGKARVVVKDGKVVEVGAPEVEWCPLFVKLRGVQKMTQEEIRKNMESRISELGMFTENRKLEFETTVVAFGASEVMMSGLNSGFLETTVTACDGAGTVISGNPALVQGIGGRMSGLVETEPIDAVIKGVEERGGTVLDPSTAVIDPASGVKKAVELGYRRIAVTIADPKTAKNLRKLENKLGLDLIIIAVHVTGLSREESQEILENSDIVISCASRYIRELAKPLVQVAAAIPLFALTQKGKELVIERAKDIQSPILINTMKLPVLPAHKQPKNLV, from the coding sequence ATGCCTCACATAATGGAAATGATGGGTAAAGCCAGAGTAGTCGTAAAAGACGGCAAGGTTGTGGAAGTCGGAGCCCCTGAAGTCGAATGGTGCCCACTTTTTGTCAAGCTGCGGGGAGTCCAGAAGATGACTCAGGAAGAAATCCGGAAAAATATGGAGTCCAGGATCAGCGAGTTAGGAATGTTTACAGAAAATCGTAAGCTTGAGTTTGAAACAACCGTTGTTGCTTTTGGCGCTTCAGAAGTAATGATGAGCGGTCTCAATAGTGGTTTTTTGGAGACAACCGTAACGGCCTGCGACGGCGCAGGAACCGTCATATCAGGTAATCCAGCACTGGTCCAGGGAATTGGAGGCAGGATGTCCGGCCTGGTTGAAACTGAGCCAATAGATGCAGTTATTAAGGGAGTTGAAGAACGTGGAGGAACTGTGCTTGATCCCTCAACCGCAGTCATTGATCCGGCAAGTGGGGTAAAGAAAGCTGTCGAACTTGGTTACCGAAGGATAGCAGTAACCATAGCTGATCCAAAAACCGCAAAAAACCTGAGAAAGCTTGAAAACAAACTCGGACTTGACCTGATAATAATTGCCGTACATGTTACTGGCTTAAGTAGGGAAGAATCTCAGGAAATTCTTGAAAATTCAGATATCGTAATTAGCTGTGCTTCTAGATACATAAGAGAACTTGCAAAACCTCTTGTTCAGGTTGCGGCTGCAATCCCGCTTTTTGCCCTTACTCAGAAAGGAAAAGAACTTGTGATTGAAAGGGCAAAGGATATTCAGAGCCCAATTCTGATTAATACTATGAAGCTGCCTGTGCTGCCTGCACATAAGCAACCGAAGAACCTTGTTTAA
- a CDS encoding phenylacetate--CoA ligase family protein: protein MKYWQPKYETMSPEELKKLQLKRLQHSVKLVYDNVPFYRQNYKAAGVTPEDIKTLEDVRKLPFTRKTDLRDNYPFGLFAAKKEDIVRIHASSGTSGKPTVVGYTAKDIETWSDLIARDLTMIGLSKGDTIQNSMNYGLFTGGIGFHYGVERMGAMVVPAATGNTARQLEMMIDFGVTAIHCTPSYAFYLAETAEQLDLLDKLSLKAAIFGGEPWSENTRKQLEKRLNLKAYDCYGLSEMFGPGIGFECQEQDGLHIWSDNFLVEVLDENGEQVSEGEKGELVISSINKEGFCNIRYRTGDMTKLLESECECGRTTTRISRLMGRADDMLIVRGINVFPSQIQDVISRIPQVGEHFQLILDRNNHMLDELTIEVELEDNAFTGDLKDLKAVQNYVQHELKAVLNIRTNVELLEKGSIERTAGKAKRIIDRRPEL from the coding sequence ATGAAATACTGGCAGCCTAAATACGAAACAATGAGTCCCGAAGAACTGAAGAAATTACAGCTAAAACGCCTTCAACACAGCGTAAAGCTGGTCTATGACAATGTTCCTTTTTACAGGCAAAATTACAAAGCAGCCGGAGTTACTCCCGAAGACATCAAGACCCTCGAAGATGTCCGTAAATTGCCTTTCACGCGGAAAACCGACCTTCGGGACAACTATCCTTTCGGGCTTTTCGCTGCCAAAAAAGAAGACATAGTGCGTATCCACGCCTCGTCAGGAACAAGTGGGAAACCCACAGTCGTCGGGTACACGGCAAAAGATATTGAGACCTGGTCTGATCTGATTGCCCGTGACCTCACAATGATTGGGCTTTCAAAAGGCGATACCATTCAGAATTCCATGAATTACGGGCTCTTTACCGGAGGCATAGGTTTTCACTACGGTGTAGAAAGAATGGGCGCAATGGTCGTGCCAGCCGCAACCGGAAATACCGCCAGGCAGCTTGAGATGATGATCGACTTCGGCGTAACCGCAATCCACTGTACTCCATCCTATGCCTTTTACCTGGCTGAAACAGCCGAACAACTTGACCTTCTAGACAAACTCTCCTTAAAAGCCGCTATCTTCGGAGGAGAGCCCTGGTCGGAAAACACGCGGAAGCAGCTTGAAAAGCGGCTCAACCTTAAAGCCTACGACTGCTATGGCCTGTCAGAGATGTTTGGGCCAGGAATCGGTTTCGAGTGCCAGGAGCAGGACGGCCTGCATATCTGGAGCGACAACTTCCTTGTAGAAGTCCTTGATGAAAACGGAGAACAGGTCTCAGAAGGCGAAAAAGGTGAACTTGTCATCAGTTCCATCAACAAGGAAGGCTTCTGCAATATCCGATACCGCACAGGCGACATGACAAAGCTTCTTGAATCTGAATGCGAGTGCGGCCGGACAACCACAAGAATTTCCCGTCTCATGGGCAGAGCTGACGACATGCTGATTGTAAGAGGCATCAATGTTTTCCCTTCCCAGATCCAGGACGTTATCTCCCGCATCCCACAGGTAGGCGAACACTTCCAGCTTATCCTTGACCGCAACAATCATATGCTCGACGAACTCACAATAGAAGTCGAACTTGAAGATAATGCCTTTACCGGCGACCTCAAAGACCTTAAAGCCGTCCAGAACTATGTCCAACACGAGCTCAAAGCCGTCCTGAATATCCGCACAAATGTCGAGCTCCTTGAGAAAGGCAGCATCGAAAGGACTGCAGGAAAGGCAAAGAGAATCATCGACAGGCGCCCCGAGCTCTAA